The following proteins come from a genomic window of Palaemon carinicauda isolate YSFRI2023 chromosome 12, ASM3689809v2, whole genome shotgun sequence:
- the LOC137650830 gene encoding protein FAM200C-like: MKRHIDELSEDIKEQVLDKIKASRFFSIQCDESTDVAHLCQLLVYSQFVDEGTVKEEILFSAALETTAKAIDVFSKVHEFFHEYGLSWEKLVGVCTNGAPAMIGSRSGFVKLVKEKKSCYNWLFAALCSDLDTEYKTLLFHTEVRWLSKGNMLSRLYALKDELEIFLQKQKQDKLYEAFREEDFQLSLAYLVDFFKVINNLNLKLQGRNKNIIAHTDVIRAFTKKIHLWKRKVQVGNFSSFSHLNEVTCLNSIAEEFIHHFLNVSMENSLWTLVQNPFNTDVELLLESLQEEAINLKCDSSTKRDFETMKLEEFWVKYLPMYPKVGEEALCVILPFSSTYLCEAGFSALVVLKTKQRNRLDVENDLHCVLSSFNSRISDLVRKEQQHPSH, from the exons ATGAAGCGTCACATTGATGAACTTTCAGAAGACATCAAAGAACAAGTTTTGGACAAAATAAAAGCATCTCGCTTCTTTTCAATACAGTGCGATGAAAGTACTGATGTTGCTCACCTCTGCCAGCTGCTTGTTTATTCTCAATTCGTGGATGAAGGAACTGTGAAAGAAGAAATTCTTTTCTCAGCAGCACTGGAGACAACAGCAAAGGCCATCGATGTTTTTTCAAAGGTGCATGAGTTTTTCCATGAGTACGGTCTTTCATGGGAAAAATTAGTCGGTGTTTGTACTAATGGTGCCCCAGCAATGATTGGATCTCGCTCTGGATTTGTGAAactggtgaaagaaaaaaaatcctgctaTAACTG GCTTTTCGCAGCTCTTTGCTCAGATCTGGACACTGAATACAAGACACTCCTGTTTCACACAGAAGTCCGCTGGCTTTCCAAGGGAAACATGCTGAGTCGTCTTTACGCGCTCAAGGATGAATTGGAAATTTTCTTGCAGAAGCAAAAACAAGACAAACTGTATGAAGCATTCAGAGAGGAAGACTTTCAGCTCTCACTTGCATACCTTGTGGACTTTTTTAAGGTTATCAACAACCTCAATTTGAAGTTACAAGGAAGAAACAAAAACATCATTGCACACACTGATGTAATCAGAGCTTTCACCAAAAAAATTCATCTTTGGAAAAGAAAAGTACAAGTTGGGAACTTTTCATCGTTCTCACATCTGAATGAGGTCACTTGTCTGAATTCCATTGCTGAGGAATTTATACACCATTTTCTAAATGTCTCAATGGAGAATTCTCTTTGGACATTGGTGCAGAATCCATTTAACACTGATGTGGAGTTGCTACTGGAATCACTGCAAGAAGAAGCCATCAATTTGAAATGTGACTCGAGCACGAAAAGGGACTTTGAAACAATGAAGTTAGAAGAGTTTTGGGTGAAATATCTCCCCATGTACCCAAAAGTAGGTGAAGAAGCACTTTGTgtgattcttcccttttcttctacttatctttgtgaagcaggattttcagcTCTTGTTGTTCTGAAAACAAAACAGCGCAACCGACTTGATGTAGAAAATGACTTGCATTGTGTGCTGTCATCCTTCAATTctagaatttctgatcttgtgaggaaagagcagcagcatccatctcactaa